CCGACCCGCCGTCCGAGCCCGCCGCGGCCAGCTCATATTCGACGTCGAACAGCTCCAGGTTCGACGGGATCAGGTCGACATTGGGCCAGGGCGTCGGCTTGACCGCATAGGCCAGGTCGGTCTGGGTCGGGTCGATCGACAGATAGGGGTAGAGCGTCTCTTCGCGCGTGACGTTGAAATGCGGGTTGAAGCCGAACAGCGTCGTCGTGGTCGCCTGGCTATCGCAATCGACGACCAGCACGCGGTAGCCCTGCACGGCGAAATAATGGGCGAGGTGGGTGGTGACGGTCGACTTGCCGACGCCGCCCTTGAAGTTCTGGACCGCGATGATCGCGGGGATGTCGAGCGGCGCGCGGGCCGGGGAGGCGCCCAGCACCTCGCGCATGTGGAGCAGTTCCTCGACCGTATAGCCCAGCCGACGGCCGCTTTCCGAAGCCGGGGCAGGGGGGAGGCGGCCATCCTCCTCGGCCATGCGGATGCGGTTGGTCGAACAGCCGAGCAGCTGCGCCGCCTCCGCGATGCCGAAACGGACGTGCAGGCCTTTGCGGCTTTCCGGCAGGAATGCCTTGCGACGAAGCCGCTCGATCATCCGCTCGCCCGCGCTGGCCAGATCACCGATCTGGGACAGCATTGCATGATCTTCCGCCACTCGCGCACCCCTTGAAGCTTTTGGGTTTGGTTAATGGCAAAGTTCATTCAATTGGGCAAGGTGGGGCGAATGTTTCCCCGGGGAAACTTGATCCTCCCCGGCACGGGGAGGGGGACCATGCGCAGCATGGTGGAGGGGGTTCGCCGCTAGGGGCGACCTGTGAGGAAGCCCCCCTCCGTCAGGCCTGCGGCCTGCCACCTCCCGTGCCGGGGAGGATTTTCAGGACACTATCATCCATACAGCCATCCCGATCATCATCAGATTCTCGGTCAGCGACAGGAAGCCCAGCGGCACGTTGCTCGATCCGCCGACACAGGCGCATTTCAGTTCGCGCCGGTCGATATAGACCGCCTTGACCACCGACACCGCGCCGATGCCCCCGATGAACAGCGCGATCGGCACCGACAGCCATTTCGCGATCCCCGCGATCATCAGCACCCCCGCCATCGCCTCGGCAAAGGGATAGACATAGGAATAGGGCACCCAGCGCTTGGCGAGCAGGTCGTAGTTGAGGAACATGGTCGCGAAGCTCTCGACATTCTGGAGCTTCAGCAGCGCCAGCACCGCCATGCTGAACGCGACGAACCATTCGATCGCGCGACCCGTGAAGGGGGTGGCATAGACCGCCTGGCTGGCCGCCAGCGCCATCAGCGCGGTCATGACGAAAAGCGCGGCGACCGGGCGATAGCTGGTCGCTTTGGGATCGGGCACATGCTTGCCGAAGAAGCGGCGCAGATCGTCATAGCCTCCGACCCGCTCGCCCCCGACGAAAATCTGCGGCGTAGTCTTCACGCCGTGCTCGGCCTTGAAGGCGTCGGTCTCCTCACGGGTGCGCAGCCAGCGGTCATCGACCTCGTAACCCTGTCGGCGCAGCAGGTCCTTCGCCTTCAGGCCATAGGGGCAGGTGTGGGTGGGCATCACCATGCGGTACAATATGGCTTTACGGGGCGCGGTCATGGTCCTTCTCCGGCTGGGGTCCATGCGCCATATGGCATCCGTACCATGGTACGGAGTCAAGACATGGGTGAGTGGACAATCGCCGGATTGGCGCGCGAGGGCGGGGTGGGGGTGGAGACGATCCGCTATTACCAGCGGCGCGGGCTGATGCCCTTGCCCGAGCGTGTGCCGGGGCCCGGCGGGGCAGGGGGCATCCGTCGCTATGGCGAGGGGGATGTGAGGCGGTTGCGCTTCATCCGGTCGGCACAGGAAGCAGGCTTCACGCTGGAGCAGATCGGCGAGCTGCTGGCGCTGGATGCGACCGACGACCGGGCGCGGGTGCGGGAACTGGCGAAGACGCGCATCGCCGCGCTCGATGCGCAGATCGCAGGCCTGCAAAAGGCGCGGGGCGCGCTCGCGCATCTGGCGAGAGAATGCGGGAGCGGCGGAGAGGGGCCGTGTCCGATCCTGATGTCGTTCGAGCAGACCCACTGATCCTCCCCGGCCCGGGGAGGGGGACCGCCGCGAAGCGGTGGTGGAGGGGGCGTGCCACAAAGGACGTCCTGTGCCGAAGCCCCCCTCCGTCAGGGCTTCGCCCTGCCACCTCCCCGTACCGGGGAGGATTAGGTTGGCAGATAGCCTGCCCGTATCAGAAACGCCCGGAGCGATTCTGGGAAGCTCCTGAAACGCGGTCCCTTGTCCGGCTGCCAGATGTCCCTGCCCCGCTCATAATGCGCCAGCATCTTAACCCAGGCGGAGCGGAAGCGTCCCGCGCGGGCGGCATCGGCGACATAGGCGGCGCAGGTTCCGTTGCGATAGGTTTCCTTCGACAGGCAGTGGGGTTCCAGCAGCGCCATGTCGGCTGCAAAGACCGGGCGCAACGCAGGATCGCGGCTTTCGTCGACCACGCGGCCGTTCTCCACCGCGAAGACCCGGGGCGGGCGCGGGGTGCAGGCGTTGCAGCCGAAGGCGCTGTCGAACGCCCCGTCCCGCAACGTCAGGTCGAGGAACCCGTCCCCCGACAGATCGTGCGGTTCGTCGGCGATCTGCCCTTGCAGGGGGTGGGCCGGCGTCTGGCCGAGGGGAAGGACGCGATAGCCCGTCCCGCTCGGCACCAGGAACTGTACGCTGAGGTCGCCGCCCGATCCGCCCGACTGGCTCTCGACGATGACGCCGGGGCGGGGATCGCTGCGGCGGAACCGCACGACCGCGATCCGGGCATAGCCGCTTTGCGGATCGGTCGTCACCGATAGCGGCGTGACACCGCCCGCGCGCACCGTGACCTGCGCCTGATTGTTATAGCCTTCCCAGCGACAGTCGCCATCGCCCTGCGGATGCGCGGGGCAGGGCAGGGGGGCCACCTCCACCGACACGCCGCCCGAGGTGAAGGCCATGGGCGCGCGGCTCGACGGCAGCCAGGTCTGGAAATGGCCGATCGGGACGGACACGGGCGCAGCCGTCCCCGGAACGCTGGCGAGAAGAAGCGCAGGCAGCAGCAGCAGAAGCATGGGAATCGCCCGAGGGGACAGGACCGTCCCGCCGCGATCATGCGAGGCGCCGGGGCGTTGCGCAAGCCGTCCGAGCGCGATCAGCTCGTTATGGCCGGAGCCTTGGCGCGCTGCTCCGCGATATAGTGCAATTCCCGCTGCGCCAGCGCGTCGTCGGGGTTCAGCGCCAGCGCGTCGCGATACCGCTTCTCCGCCTCGTCATAACGGTGCAGCTCGGTCAGCGCATAGCCCTGGCAGCGCAGGGCCGCGCCCTGTTGCATCGGCCTGATCGCTGGGTCCGAAATCCGGACGGCCTCGCTCGCCTGGGTGCAGATGGCCAGCATGTGCGGCCAGTCCTTTTCCAGCCGGATCAGCTGGCCATATTCGGTCTGATACTGCGCATACATCGGTGCCAGCACCATCAGGCGTTCGTAGATCGCCTTGGCCTCCGCCACCCGGCCGAGATCGACCAGCGCATAGCCCTTCAGATAAAGCGCGGTGCAATAGCCGGGCGGCAGCGCGACCGCCGCCACCTTATCCTTGGCCGCGATCGACAGGTAGAGCAGCGTCTCCTGCAACGACATACCGCAATAGATGCGCCGGGTTTCGCTCGCATGATCCGCCTCATAGGCGGCGAGGACCGGCGTCAATATGTCGAGCGCCGCTTGGGGCTGATGCAGGCGCACCGATCGGGCGGCCGCCTGAAGCTGCGGCGTCATCCGCTCGTCGAGCGACGGGGGCTTGGTGACGGGAGGGGCGGGGGCGGGGGCCGCCTGAACGGCCAGCAGCAGCGCCGCGATCGAAGACAACAGGCTCATCGCCACTCCCCCCTCGACCATGCGGGCCTCGCATGGTTCGGGATGAGCCTACATCATCGGTATTGGCCGATTCCTGACGGCATCATGACGAAGATGTACCGGGCGGAGGGCATCCGATGTCTCGACCGATCCCGATGGCGGACATAGGGTCGAGCTATGGCGTGATAAGGATATTGTCTGTGGGGGCATGGGGCGCATTGATCATGGGCTTCTTCGGCGCGGTGTTCGCTGCGATGACGCTGTATTGGCAATGGCACCTTCACGGCGTCGTGCTGGCCCTGCCCTTTCTGGAGTTCATCCTGATCAGTATCGCCGCGAACCATGTGATCCGTACGCCGGGCGAGGGCATCAGGCCGTCACCGTGCGAAGAGCGCGCCATCTTGTGGAGCAGTATCGGCGAAGGCGTCGGGCTCTTCCTCGCCGCCAACATCGTCATGAACCTACATCGGCCCGATCTACTTTTGCCGTCGATGGCGCTGGTGGTCGGACTGCATTTCCTGCCGATCGCGTTCGCCGCGGGCTTCCGGCCGTTCTACGGGCTGGGAACGGCGCTGATCGTGGCCGCGATCATGGGCTTCGTCATCAAGGCCCCGACGGGCGGCGAAGTAGCGGGGTTCATGGCGGCGGTTGCGCTCTGGCTGGCGTCCGGCATGGCCCTGCGGCGCGACGGACTGGCAAAGGCGCGCACGGCCTGACCGGGTGGCTGACAAGCGCCGACGGAACCAACGCACAGCCCCGCCGCTATGCCGGGCATGGCAAATGACGACGACAAGCCCGGCCGTGTCACCCACCGTGCCGTCCCCAGCGGCCGCTTCGCCCGTGCGGGCGCGTTCGGGCGGCTGGCGGGCGGGGTCGCGGGCGGGATGCTGGCCGAGGGCGCGCGCCGGCTGGCGAGCGGCGAGCGGCCCAAGCTGGGCGACCTGATCCTGACGCCGGGCAATGCCGCGCGCGTCGCTGACCGGCTATCGCACCTGCGCGGCGCGGCGATGAAGCTGGGCCAGATGATCTCGATGGATGCGGGCGACCTGTTGCCGCCCGAGCTTCAAACCATCCTTGCGCGGCTGCGCGACCAGGCCTACCGGATGCCGCCCGCGCAGCTCGACAAGGTGCTCAAGGCGCAGTGGGGCGGCGACTGGCGACGCAAATTCCGCCATTTCGAGGCCGCCCCCATGGCGGCCGCCTCGATCGGGCAAGTCCACCGCGCGACCCTGCCCGATGGCCGGGTGCTGGCGATCAAGGTGCAATATCCGGGGGTGCAGGGCAGCATCGACTCGGACGTCGACAATGTCGCGACCCTGTTGCGCGTGTCGAACCTGATCCCGCCCTCGATCGATCTCAAGCCATTGCTCGAGGAAGCCAAGCGCCAGCTGGCCGAGGAGGCGGATTATCTTCGCGAGGCCGACCGCATGGAGGCTTATGGCGACCGGCTGGCGGGCGATCCGCGCTATGTCGTGCCCCGGCCGGAGCGCGCGCTGACCACGCCCTTGCTGCTGGCGATGGACTTCGTGCCGGGCCAGTCGATCGATATGCTGGCCGAAGCGCCCCAGGAGACGCGCGACACCGCGATGACCGCGCTGATCGAGCTAGTGCTGCGGGAATTGTTCGACTTCGGCATGATGCAGACCGATCCCAACTTCGCCAATTATCGTTGGCAGGCCGAGACGGGCCGCCTCGTCCTGCTCGACTTCGGCGCGGCGCGCGACGTGCCGTCCGAGACCGCCGCCTCCTATCGCCGGTTGATCGAGGCGGGCCTCGCGCATGATCGTGACCGCATCCGCGAGATCGCGGTGGAGACGGGTTTTCTGGGCGAGAAAGCCGTCGCCGCGCACCGTCCGGCGGTCGACCGGATCATCGCCGCGATCGACGACACCATGGCGAGGCCCGGCCCCTTCGACTTCGGCGACCGCGCCTTCGTGCCGGTGGTGCGCGAGGAGACGAAGGCGATGATCGCCGACCGCGACACCTGGCATGTCCCCCATGTCGAGACGCTGTTCGTCCAGCGCAAGATCAGCGGCACCGCGCTGCTCTGTGCGCGGTTGAAGGCGCGGGTCGATATACGCGGGCTGGCGGCGGAGGCGATCGGGGCCGACCTTTCCCTCGCCCCTCTTTGAGGGGAGAGGGTTGCGCACACTTGGTCTTTGCGAAAGCAAAGGCCTAGTCGGAGCTGGGTGAGGGGTGGGCGCGCAGGGCGCGCGCGAGCCAGAGGCTCGCTCGACCCCTCACCCAAGCTGCGCTAGCCAGCACGCTGGCAAGCTCCGCTTACCCTCTCCCCTGTCCAGGGGAGAGGGTAAGAAGGGGCATCTCCATAGCCTCCGAAAGTTCCTCCCCGGATCGTCTCAACGGTGAGACGGGGCGGCTTGCCCCATGGGCAGTGCCAAATGATTGACCTACAGACCGAAATCGAGGCGGATGGCGTGTCCCAACCATGTCGTTCGTCTCACCCAGTATCCCGTATCCAGCGTCAAAGGCCGATCTTGCTCGCCCTGCCTCGTGCCCTTTCCATGCCATGCCGTTCGATCCGGCGGACGGACTACGCGGTGGGGGCATGACGATGATGGAGCCGATCTGGCACGTGTCTACGGGGGATCGCGCGACGCTCGACCGCACGGCCGAGGCGCTGTGCGCGGAATTCGCCATCGCATGGACCGCGCGGGCCTCCTGGGGCACCTGGGAGCAGCTGACCGATTTGCGGGCGGGCCATCCCGCCTTCGTCATCCGCCATACGGCCGAGGGAGACGGGCTGGACACCCAGCGCTGGGGGATTGGCGAGGGGCGCGAGGCGACCACCCGCATCCCCGGTCTGTCGCTGCCCTGGTGGCGTCGGCTGGCCGAGCGTCCGGTGCAGCGCTGCCTGATCCCGCTGACCGCCTGCACCCTTGCCGCATCGGAGCAGCCCGGCCGCGACCGGCGTGCGACCTGGTTCGCGCTGGCCGAAGAGCCGGTCTTCACCGTGGCGGGGCTGTGGCGCGAGAGCGGCGACGCGCGCTGCTTCGCGCTGGTCGAATGCGAGGGGGATGACCGTTCACCCATGCCGATGATTATCGCGGCTGCGGATCGCGAACGCTGGCTGCACGGGTCGATCGAGGACATCGCCGCGCTGCAACGGCCATGCCCGCCCGAGGCCCTGCGGATCGGCCTCCCCCGGCCCGCCGCGCCCGTCTATCCGCCATCGCAAGCCCCGTTCTGAGACCCTTCTCCCTCTCCCCTCGCTGAGGGGAGAGGGTTGCGCAGACTTGGTCTTTGCGAAGGCAAAGGCCTAGTCGGAGCTGGGTGAGGGGTGATCGCTCGCGTAGGCGAGCGCGAGCCTTTGGCTCGCTCGACCCCTCACCCAAGCTGCGCTAGCCAGCAGGCTGGCAAGCTCCGCTAACCCTCTTCCCTGTCCAGGGGAGAGGGATTCATCGAAAGGAACCCAGTGCCGCTCTCGCTCCCGCCACGGGGTTATCGCATCGCGGGGCTGATGGCGCTGGTCCATATGCTGGCGGTGGGCGACCGTTTCCTGCTGTCGATCCTGATAGAGCCGATCAAGGCCGATCTGGGGCTGGGCGACGCCGCGATCGGGGCGTTGCAGGGACCGGCCTTCGCCTTCGTCAACGGGGCCGCAGTGGTGCCGATGATCCTGCTAGCGCGGCGCTGGCCGCTCGCCCGGCTGCTGGCGCTGGCGCTGATCGGGTCGAGCGTGGCGACGACTATGTCGGCGTTCGCCGGATCGGTCGACCTTCTGATCCCCGCGCGGATGCTGCTGGGGCTGGCGCAGGCCGCGGTCGTGCCCGCCGCCATGGGGCTGATCGTCGCCGCCATGGTGCCCGGCCATCGTGGGCGGGGGATCAGCCTGTTCACCGGGGGCGCGTCGCTGGGGCGCGGGCTGGCGATGGTCGGGGGCGGGGGGCTGCTGGCGCTCTTCACCCTGATGGCGCTGCCGGTCGCACCGTGGCGGCTGACCTTTGCGAGTGCCGGGCTGTTCGGCCTGCCGCTCGCGCTCGTCGTCTGGCGGATCGCCGAGCCTGTCGCGCTGTGCGAGGACCGGCGCGGGCGGATGGGTGCAGCGCTGCGCCACATGGTCGCCGACCGGGCGATGCTGGCGCCGCATATCCTGTCGGCGCTGTGCGCGGTGCTGGTCCTGCAATCGCTGACCAGCTGGTCGGCCAGCCTGCTCATCCGGATGCATGCGCTCACCCCGCCCCAGGCGGGCTTTCAGGTCGGGATCGCGATGATGCTGGCGGGGGCGGGGGGCCATGCGGTGGGCGGAGCGCTCGCCGATCGCCGGGGGCAGGAGGGCGCGCCGGTGCTGATGCTGGCCGGGCTGGCGCTCTGTACGGTGGCACTGTGGCCGCTGACCCGGACGGATAGTCTGGCGGTTGCGGTCGCGGCGCTGGTGGTCGCCGTGGTCGGCCTGTCGATCGCGCTCGCCAACGCGATGATCGGGCTTCAGGCGCGTATCCCGCCTTCGCTCCGGGTCGAGGGGACGGCGATCTTCCTGACGCTGGTGACGCTGCTCGGCACCGCGTTGGGTCCCTGGGCCGTCGGACTGGCGAGCCAGGCGATCGCCGGGCCGACCGGGCTGGCCGAGGCGATCGGCCGGGTGCTGGGCGCGACCTGCCTGCTGGGCTGCGGTGCGGCCTGGGTGGCCGGGCGGCGTATCTCCCTTCCTCCCCTATAGGGGAAGGAAGGGGTGGCCCTCAATCCAGCTCCTGCATCCACCCGTTCCACCGGCGGGTGCCCGTCTCCACGGGGTCGCCGCGATCCTCGCGGACGCGGGCGCGATAGGCGGCGGGGTCGATGCCCTGATCCGCCTGAAAGGCGCGGACCAGCGCGGCCGCGCTGCCCAGCCCGTAGGCCTGTGCCAGCGCCGCGAGATCCGGCTCTCCCGGCTGCTCCAGCGCGCGGCGGACCGCATCGATGCGGCGTCGGCGGACATGGCCCGCCACCCCGCCGGTCCGCTCGTACAGCCGGTAGAGCGTCGCACGCGACACGCCGACCCGCTCGGCGATCGCGGCGCCGGTGAGCTGGCGGTTGGCGATCTCGCGATCGATCAGCTGCTCGACTGCCTCGCGCCGCAGATGGTCCTGCCGCCGCGCCTCCACCCCCAGGTCGCGCGGGCCGCCCAGCGCGGTCGGCAGCAGCTCGATCAGCGCGCGCGCGAACGCCCCGTCATGCCGGTCGTCCAGCGTCGGGGCGTGGCGGACCAGCATCTGCAGGAATTCGCCCAGGATCAGCGTGTCGGGCGCATGGACGACCAGCCCGTGCAGCGCGCCCAGGCTCCCCAGTGCCGCCAGCGCAAGATCGCGCGCGATGCTGGCGGTGATGAGGTGCAGGTCGTGCGCCTCGGTCCGGTGGCCGCGCCGCGTGTCGAGGAAGACAATATCCCCCGGCCCCGCCCGGTCGAAGCCGCTGCGCCCCTGGCCGATCAGCGTGCCCGACACGACATGGTGGAGCAGGATATGGTCGAAGCCGTCGCTCGTCACCCGTTCCTCGCGGGCATGGGCCATGCCCGACAGATGCCGGTCGAACAGCAGCATGTGGCGAAATCGCCAGCCGGTGACGCGGGCGCTGAACGGCCCGTCGAGCCGCTCGACATCGGCGCCCTGCGCATAGAGCTGGCGATAGCGCGCAAAGGCGAGGTCCGGATCCATGCCCTCGCTGGAAAAGCCGATCGCTTCCTTCAAACCCTGCTCCCGTTCATTCGTCCTCTCCGGTCGTTGGGGGACGCCGGGATAATGTGACCTGGATCAATCCGCCATGGGCCTAATAGCTCCCTGATCGAGGGCAGCCTTGAAGATCGTGCAAAAAACAGGCATATGATGAGCACGATGTTTGCATGCCGGGAGTGAGCCGATGATCGCCGCCTTTCTGGACGATATCCGCGATCACGACATGATCGCCCCGCGCCGCATGGCCGAGCGGTTGCGCCTGCCGCTGACCCGGCTGGCCAAGCTGGCGCAGGTCAACCGCAACACCATGGCCGCCAAGCCGGGCAGTCCGGCGGTCCAGGCACGGCTGGGCGAGATCGCCCGCATCATCACCCGCGCGGCCGAACTGTCGGGCGACGAGGGCCGCGCGATCATCTGGTTCCGCCACCAGCCGCTGCCCGGTTTCGGCAAGACCCCCGAACAGCTGGTCGAGGAAGGCCATGCCGCGCTGGTCCTCGGCGACCTGGATCGCATGGCCGAGGGTGTCTATTCCTGATTCGGCAAGGGGCGGCGCATGACCTATCCTCTGCGCGCGCTGTCCTGTCCGCTCTGGCGGATGCTGACGATCCGCTATCAGCGCGATCCCCTGTCGGGGGAGGGGGCGCGGCGTCATGGCGGACGCTGGAACGCGCCGGGACAGGCGGCGCTGTATCTGGGCACCGACCACGCCACCGCCATCGCCGAATTCTACCAGGGCCTCGCCAAGCCCGGCACGCTGGCGCCCTACCGCCTGGAGGCGACGGCGATCGCCGACCTGACCGACGGGCAGGGGCATCCGGCCGATGATGGGGTGGCGCAGGCCATGGCCGCCCCCTGGAAACACATCGCCGAAATCCAAGGGGGCATCCCGCCAAGCTGGACGCTGGCGGCATCACTGATCGAGATGGGTGCGGAGGGCGCGCTGGTCCCCTCGGCGCAGAATCCGGGCGGAACCGCGCTGGTCCTGTGGCGCTGGCACCGGGCAGGCGGGGACGGGGAGGGGGCTGAACTGGCATTGCTCGACCCGGATGGGGCGCTCCTGACCAAGCATTGAAGCGATGTGGAGATGGCGAAGCCGCGACATCTCAAAAGCCCATGATGACACCCTTGTCATCATAAAAACCACATCATCCCCCCACATCGTCATCAAGCCGCAATGATCCGGCACCAAGGGACGGCCGCATAATCCTTTGGGGGGAATCCATAGCATGATCTCGTTCAACCCGCGTTTTGCGGGGCGCCTCTTTGCGTCCAGCGCGCTCGCTCTTCTGATCGCCACGCCCGCCTTTGCGGCCGATCCCGAGCCCACGGCCGAACCGGCCAAGACCGCCGCGGCCGACGACCAGAAGACCAATGCCGAGGGCGCGCTGAATGAGGTCATCGTCACCGCCGAGAAGCGGCCCCAAAGCCTGCAGAAGACACCGATCGCGATCTCGGTCCTCTCGGCCGAGGACCTTCAGAACCGTCACGTCCAGTCGCTGGTCGACCTGCAGGACGGCGCGATCCCGTCGCTCCGCGTGGCGCCCTTCTATTCGCGCAACTCGGCGCTCATCATGAACATTCGCGGCATCGGCGTGCTGGCCGACAGCAACCAGCCCGCGCGTGACCAGGGCGTCGGCGTCTATATCGACGGCGTGTATCTGGGCCGTGCGCAGGGGCTGGGCACCGCGCTCTATGACATCGAGAGCATCGAGGTGTTGAAAGGCCCGCAGGGCACGCTGTTCGGCCGCAATACCGAGGGCGGCGCGGTCAGCATCGTCACGA
This portion of the Sphingomonas sanguinis genome encodes:
- a CDS encoding AAA family ATPase, which gives rise to MLSQIGDLASAGERMIERLRRKAFLPESRKGLHVRFGIAEAAQLLGCSTNRIRMAEEDGRLPPAPASESGRRLGYTVEELLHMREVLGASPARAPLDIPAIIAVQNFKGGVGKSTVTTHLAHYFAVQGYRVLVVDCDSQATTTTLFGFNPHFNVTREETLYPYLSIDPTQTDLAYAVKPTPWPNVDLIPSNLELFDVEYELAAAGSDGGSVLAARFRKLKRGLADLARNYDVVLLDPPPALGTISLAVMQAANALLVPMAATTPDFCSTVQFLSMMDQVLNQLTGAGIEVDYQFVRLICSKFDGNDPSHAMVRAIMEQSFGPALLPVPILESAEISHAAMRMMTVYELEKPIGTPKTHKRCRANLDEAMRQVEQLVRQSWGRVEPASEEAVIHAAA
- a CDS encoding helix-turn-helix domain-containing protein, yielding MKEAIGFSSEGMDPDLAFARYRQLYAQGADVERLDGPFSARVTGWRFRHMLLFDRHLSGMAHAREERVTSDGFDHILLHHVVSGTLIGQGRSGFDRAGPGDIVFLDTRRGHRTEAHDLHLITASIARDLALAALGSLGALHGLVVHAPDTLILGEFLQMLVRHAPTLDDRHDGAFARALIELLPTALGGPRDLGVEARRQDHLRREAVEQLIDREIANRQLTGAAIAERVGVSRATLYRLYERTGGVAGHVRRRRIDAVRRALEQPGEPDLAALAQAYGLGSAAALVRAFQADQGIDPAAYRARVREDRGDPVETGTRRWNGWMQELD
- a CDS encoding SOS response-associated peptidase, producing the protein MPFDPADGLRGGGMTMMEPIWHVSTGDRATLDRTAEALCAEFAIAWTARASWGTWEQLTDLRAGHPAFVIRHTAEGDGLDTQRWGIGEGREATTRIPGLSLPWWRRLAERPVQRCLIPLTACTLAASEQPGRDRRATWFALAEEPVFTVAGLWRESGDARCFALVECEGDDRSPMPMIIAAADRERWLHGSIEDIAALQRPCPPEALRIGLPRPAAPVYPPSQAPF
- a CDS encoding RES family NAD+ phosphorylase; this translates as MTYPLRALSCPLWRMLTIRYQRDPLSGEGARRHGGRWNAPGQAALYLGTDHATAIAEFYQGLAKPGTLAPYRLEATAIADLTDGQGHPADDGVAQAMAAPWKHIAEIQGGIPPSWTLAASLIEMGAEGALVPSAQNPGGTALVLWRWHRAGGDGEGAELALLDPDGALLTKH
- a CDS encoding glutaredoxin family protein, which produces MTAPRKAILYRMVMPTHTCPYGLKAKDLLRRQGYEVDDRWLRTREETDAFKAEHGVKTTPQIFVGGERVGGYDDLRRFFGKHVPDPKATSYRPVAALFVMTALMALAASQAVYATPFTGRAIEWFVAFSMAVLALLKLQNVESFATMFLNYDLLAKRWVPYSYVYPFAEAMAGVLMIAGIAKWLSVPIALFIGGIGAVSVVKAVYIDRRELKCACVGGSSNVPLGFLSLTENLMMIGMAVWMIVS
- a CDS encoding antitoxin Xre/MbcA/ParS toxin-binding domain-containing protein, translated to MIAAFLDDIRDHDMIAPRRMAERLRLPLTRLAKLAQVNRNTMAAKPGSPAVQARLGEIARIITRAAELSGDEGRAIIWFRHQPLPGFGKTPEQLVEEGHAALVLGDLDRMAEGVYS
- a CDS encoding MerR family transcriptional regulator, whose amino-acid sequence is MGEWTIAGLAREGGVGVETIRYYQRRGLMPLPERVPGPGGAGGIRRYGEGDVRRLRFIRSAQEAGFTLEQIGELLALDATDDRARVRELAKTRIAALDAQIAGLQKARGALAHLARECGSGGEGPCPILMSFEQTH
- a CDS encoding MFS transporter codes for the protein MPLSLPPRGYRIAGLMALVHMLAVGDRFLLSILIEPIKADLGLGDAAIGALQGPAFAFVNGAAVVPMILLARRWPLARLLALALIGSSVATTMSAFAGSVDLLIPARMLLGLAQAAVVPAAMGLIVAAMVPGHRGRGISLFTGGASLGRGLAMVGGGGLLALFTLMALPVAPWRLTFASAGLFGLPLALVVWRIAEPVALCEDRRGRMGAALRHMVADRAMLAPHILSALCAVLVLQSLTSWSASLLIRMHALTPPQAGFQVGIAMMLAGAGGHAVGGALADRRGQEGAPVLMLAGLALCTVALWPLTRTDSLAVAVAALVVAVVGLSIALANAMIGLQARIPPSLRVEGTAIFLTLVTLLGTALGPWAVGLASQAIAGPTGLAEAIGRVLGATCLLGCGAAWVAGRRISLPPL
- a CDS encoding ABC1 kinase family protein; the encoded protein is MANDDDKPGRVTHRAVPSGRFARAGAFGRLAGGVAGGMLAEGARRLASGERPKLGDLILTPGNAARVADRLSHLRGAAMKLGQMISMDAGDLLPPELQTILARLRDQAYRMPPAQLDKVLKAQWGGDWRRKFRHFEAAPMAAASIGQVHRATLPDGRVLAIKVQYPGVQGSIDSDVDNVATLLRVSNLIPPSIDLKPLLEEAKRQLAEEADYLREADRMEAYGDRLAGDPRYVVPRPERALTTPLLLAMDFVPGQSIDMLAEAPQETRDTAMTALIELVLRELFDFGMMQTDPNFANYRWQAETGRLVLLDFGAARDVPSETAASYRRLIEAGLAHDRDRIREIAVETGFLGEKAVAAHRPAVDRIIAAIDDTMARPGPFDFGDRAFVPVVREETKAMIADRDTWHVPHVETLFVQRKISGTALLCARLKARVDIRGLAAEAIGADLSLAPL
- a CDS encoding tetratricopeptide repeat protein, yielding MSLLSSIAALLLAVQAAPAPAPPVTKPPSLDERMTPQLQAAARSVRLHQPQAALDILTPVLAAYEADHASETRRIYCGMSLQETLLYLSIAAKDKVAAVALPPGYCTALYLKGYALVDLGRVAEAKAIYERLMVLAPMYAQYQTEYGQLIRLEKDWPHMLAICTQASEAVRISDPAIRPMQQGAALRCQGYALTELHRYDEAEKRYRDALALNPDDALAQRELHYIAEQRAKAPAITS